A genomic stretch from Telopea speciosissima isolate NSW1024214 ecotype Mountain lineage chromosome 7, Tspe_v1, whole genome shotgun sequence includes:
- the LOC122670085 gene encoding ankyrin repeat and SAM domain-containing protein 6-like: MYADRVAAGTGRSVKERLNGNTVEDFGESRQTNNKRQRPNADKWEHDLFEDDEEARVANHKVDARDLRLKLQKKNSLQVYQSGKGSLAGGVRDLREKLSGTMHSQPTKADPPKSKSASEVAKPARKSVPVEAPVPETKIVSNSTSSRKKTQQKDGKSVGGLLQSLGLEKYQLIFQAEEIDMTALMHMTDEDLKALGVPMGPRKKILLALDSRA, translated from the exons ATGTACGCGGATCGGGTGGCCGCTGGGACCGGGAGGTCTGTGAAGGAGCGGCTCAACGGGAACACTGTAGAAGATTTTGGTGAAAGTAGGCAGACCAACAACAAGAG GCAGAGGCCAAATGCCGACAAGTGGGAACATGATCTCTTTGAGGATGATGAAGAAGCTCGTGTTGCAA ATCACAAAGTTGATGCCAGGGATCTTCGGTTAAAACTCCAAAAGAAGAACTCACTGCAAGTATATCAAAGTGGAAAGGGTAGTCTTGCAGGTGGTGTCCGAGATCTACGTGAAAAGCTATCTGGCACAATGCACTCACAACCAACAAAAGCTGATcccccaaaatcaaaatcagcaTCAGAGGTTGCTAAACCTGCTAGAAAAAGTGTTCCAGTTGAAGCTCCAGTACCAGAAACCAAAATTGTTTCCAATTCAACTTCTTCGAGGAAAAAGACCCAACAAAAG GATGGAAAATCAGTGGGGGGTTTGCTGCAATCTCTTGGTCTTGAAAAGTATCAACTTATTTTTCAGGCAGAAGAA ATTGACATGACTGCTCTGATGCACATGACAGATGAGGATCTTAAGGCTTTGGGAGTTCCAATG GGTCCCAGGAAAAAGATACTTTTGGCCTTGGATTCCAGAGCCTGA
- the LOC122669620 gene encoding calcium-binding protein PBP1-like produces MASNVVRFEDFLPTMADKLGGEGLIGELCNGFQLLMDKDKGLITFESLKRSSSLLGLQDLRDDELLSMLREGDLDGDGALNQMEFCVLMFRLSPELMKSSKKLLEEVMVNEFVGSMF; encoded by the coding sequence ATGGCTAGTAATGTAGTCAGATTTGAAGATTTCCTTCCAACAATGGCTGATAAGTTGGGAGGAGAAGGATTGATTGGAGAGCTTTGTAATGGGTTTCAGTTGTTGATGGATAAGGACAAGGGTCTGATCACATTTGAGAGCTTAAAGAGAAGCTCTTCTCTTTTGGGATTGCAAGATTTGAGAGATGATGAGCTGCTAAGCATGTTGAGAGAAGGAGACTTGGATGGTGATGGTGCTCTTAATCAGATGGAGTTTTGTGTTCTTATGTTCAGATTGAGTCCTGAACTGATGAAGTCATCCAAGAAGTTGTTAGAAGAAGTTATGGTGAATGAGTTTGTAGGCTCCATGTTTTAA